Within Cellulophaga sp. L1A9, the genomic segment GTCGCAATTTAAAGCGACTTTAGCAAGAAAAATTGAACGCGACCAAAAGAGACAATCGAGAGCTGTTAGAAATTCAGACTATAAAGATTCTGATGAAAAACCAGAATATAACTTTCCAGAATTGACAGAAAAAGAATTGGAAAAAGTAAAAAGTGATATTCGTAAAAAATTGAAAGCTGATAGAAAAAAAGAATATATCTATATTTCAATTGCTTTTGTTGTCATTGTTGTTTTAGTTTTAGTGATTATTTAGAGTGAAATTAACTACCTACAACAATGGTAACCGATGCACAAGTCTATAATTCGCAAAATAACGACTACAATAACCGCCTTAAAAAGGCGGTTATTTTTTTTAGCTTAGTAAATGATAAGGTAATTTTAAAGTACTTACATGTGAGCTTATTGAATCGTTACTATACTTATTAATCAATGCATGTAAAACCCTTCTAATACCGAAAATACCCGATTGTTGAGTCTTAATGTATGTAGTTCAACAATTAAATAAACTACTATAATAAAATACCTACTTCTACCAAAAACAGTTGCATAGCCAGCACCTAGTATTCTACGCTAGTAGCTACGAAAGCTTGCAACACTCCTCCCATAAAAAAAATAGTACATACTTAAGTATCGCTATACGTTATAAACCATAGCGAAAAAAAATTCAACCTTCAGGCAACCATCTCAAAAAAATTTACGTCTATCTAATTAGCGGTACAAAACTATATCTGCCCATTACTAAAAAACCAAGACATAAATAAACACTCCTTATGAAATTAAAAAAAATTATTTATCCCCTTATCGCAATCATACTATTATTATCAAGCTGCGCAGGTTCAAATATTGACAAAGTATTAAAGCAAGGGAAGGTACTACAAGAAGATTTCAAAACTACCATACCCTTTACATACGTAAATGGTTGGATTGTTATAGAAGTGGAAATTGAAAATAAAGCGTATAATTTTATTTTAGACACAGGTCATTCAAACTTAATAACCACAGAATTAGCAGCAGAACTCAATAGTAAGGTTCTAGGTACTGAAAAAATGAGCGATGTTAACAATACCCAGAATACAACCAAGTATACGAAAATTGATAATATCAAAATAGGCAATATTGATTTTCAAAATACTATTTCGTCCATAGTTGATCTCAATAGTAATATGAAATCAGTACGTTGTAGTGATATTGACGGACTAATTGGTTCCAATTTAATGAGAAAAGCAGTTTGGGATTTTGATTTTAAAAATCAGTTAATAACAATAGCAAATAGCGAAAAGCAATTAGATATTCCGACTGAAACTATAGATTCTAAACTCTATATTGGAGCGGCAGGAGTACCTGCGGTTACCTTGGAAATTAATGGGGAGAAAGTACTAAATCATACGGTCGATTTTGGAAATGGTGGAGCAAATCTATTGAGAACAAAGATTTTTCAAGAGCAATTAGATGCTAATCTAATAAAAAAGTATGTAAAGGGTAGTCAAAAAGCTTCTGGCGGATTTGGTCTTACTGAAACACAAACGTTTCATCATACAATTATCGAGGAATTAAAAATAGGTAATCATACTGTCAATAATATATTTACTCGGGTACGTAATGGATCTGCCAATAACTTAGGGTTAGCGTTCTTTCAAAACTATAGAGTAATCTTAAACTGGAAAAAGAAAAAAATGAAAATGATAGAAATTACCAAGGCAGGTAATGACGTTTTTAAAACCTATGGATTTTCAACACTTTTTGAAGAAAACGTTCGCGTAAATGCAATTGTTGAGACTTCTAGTGCATCTAAATTTTTAAAGAATGGGGATAAAATATTGCGTATAAATGATACCAATTATGCAAACATTACAGAAAATCAATATTGTGATTTAGCTAATGACGATTTTAATAACCAAACAGGCCCATTATTCATTACAATCTTTAGAGATGGTAAAGAACTTAGGTTTGAATTAATAAAAACAGAATTACTTTAAATAATCTAAAAATAACTCATGCTCTGATTAACCTGCCCAGCATTTATTGTTACCAATAATGTAACCAAGCATCTAAGAATTAATTAAAATTTTAATAGCACCCTACAAATGAAAAACATTTTAACTCTAATTTTTTGTCTTTTTTTGACAATCGGCTCTTCACAAAAATTAAAGACACTAGAACTTCTTCCGCCAGAATCAACAGAACTTAAAGATTTATCATTTCTAAAAGATGAATTAAAGGAAAAACAACTGATAATGCTAGGCGAACAAACGCACATGTATGGAAATATTTTTGAGATGAAAGCAAGAATAGTAGAATATCTTCATCAAGAGCTAGGGTTTACCACCATAGCGATGGAATCTTCTATGTATGACATTTGGAAAATGAATAAAAGTGAATTTAATCCCGATGAATTTAATAACGCTATTTATGGAGTTTGGTCTAGTGCACTTGAGTTTCAGAGATTGGTAAATTACATCGATAAAAATAATTTAAAGGTAATTGGTTTTGATTCTCAAGTAATTAGTCCTTCTCAATTTATAGAAGACTTTTATGAGTATTGCGAAAGTCAACATATACCTTTTAAATTAGATGAGGATGATTTAGGTATTGTAATAGAAGGTATTTTAGAAAATTATACTGTTGAGGAAGATGACATTACATATGAAAATTACGAAAAAGAGCTTACTAGAATTCTAGCGCAAATAGAAAAGTTAAAAGACAACCAAACTAATTACTATTGGAAACAATTTACAAAAAATCTTTTAGCCAGTTCGCAAGACGCATATTATAATAAAGAGCAAATTATGGCAACAGATCTTGGTAACAAAGATCATAATATCCGAGATAAGCAAATGGCCGATAATTTGTTGAGCTATATAAAAAGGAATCCGAATGAAAAAATTATTTGCTGGGCAGATAACATCCATATTATAAATGATAATTCAAGCATAACAAAACCGATTGCAAAAGATTTTATTTCTATGGGTTCCTACATTCATACAGCGTTAAAAGACAAGTCATATAGTTTAGCAACCATACACGCAAATGATTCACTATTTGAATCCAGAATAAAAAAATGGGCATTAACCCCAATAAAAAGCAATTCTTTTGAAAGTGAATTAAGTGGTTTAGGTAAGCCGTATCTATTTATAAGCTCAAACCAAGAGAAAATGCATTCCTTACAGGAAACCAGATTATTAAATTTTATCGATTTCACAACAGCACGGTTAGATCAATTACATGATGGTTATATCTTTTTTCAAAACGCAACCCTACCCAAACGACAAGCCACAACAGATAGCTTAATAGTTTCTGATGAACAAGCAGAATTAGCTAAAAGTATTGCGCAAATTGAAGTAGATGCAAATGTTATACTTAAAGGTCAGGTACTAGACAAGGAAAGCAACGAACCAATACCATTTGCAACCATAATTTTAAAAAAGGAAGAAATTTATCGTGTAGCAGACGAAAATGGATTTTATGAATTACCAGTAAAAAAAACAATGCTACAAAACTCATCGGTTGTTATTTCATCAATGGGTTATGATTCAAATACAATTACCGTAAAAGAATTAAAGGATAAAAGTTATTTAAAACCGAAGTTTGAAGAATTATCTGAAGTTGTCATAACTGGATATTTATTGCCGAAGACCGTATTGAAGAAAGCGGTTTTAAACAAGAAACTAAATCACCCCACAGCACCATTTAATTTTCACAGGTATGGTAATGTTTTAGTAAATAAAAATGACACTACCAAATTGGATTTAGAGTTAATAACTAAAGACTATGATGCTGGTTATTTATCTCCTTTTGTTATATCACAAAGAGTAGAACAAATTAAATGGAATAAAAATAGTACTCCTAAAAAGTATAAATTATCATCTCAATTTTTCTCATATAGACAAAATGCGATTCGTTACTCCAATATTCTAGATAAGCGAAAGTATAAGAAATTTGAACTAAAATTTGTAAAGTCCAATAACAGTAATGACGACGGAGTATATATAATAGCATTCGAAACAGCAAGGAATAAATGGAATTATACGAACCGAGGATATCCTACAAAATATTCTGGAAGAGTTTATATTGATAAAGAAAATTTTGCTATTGTAAAAGTGATTGAAAACTGGGAAACTAGACTAAACAAGGTAGAGATTGAAAAATATTATAAAGGATATGAAAATTATAAAAATATTGTTCAAATGACCATTAAGGAAGAAAATATTTGTGATTATACAGCTATTTTAGATACTGGCAAATTGTATGCTACAAGATATTTTAATAGGTCCTACGAGGAATACACGTATAATCATGGTAAAACTAAAAATAACGTTTATGAACGCGATTCCTATTTGTTTGACTTTGAGTTAAAGAATGTAGAAGAAATTGAATATTATGAAAATAACAATAAAAAAGAAAATTCATTAAATAGGGTTAACTATGATAAAGCTTTTTGGGATTCATTTTACAAGCGCGAAATAAGTAAGCAATTGGAATAAAAACTAAAGGCAACACCCTATATAAAAAATTGCTATTTTTAGGACAACCAATGGCAGTTGCTTTGTTTCTAGCTTCTAATTTTCCTTAGGAAAATCCTCGCACACAAACCCGCAACTATTCTTGTACGTAAACGTTATACTATTAAGTTATGAAAAAAATATTTACCCTGCTTTTAATATGTGCATGCAACATTCATATTGGATTTGCTCAAGCGTCTAAAAGTGACGTAATAAATTTTATTCAAACCGAATTAAATACTGGGGACCATATATTTAAAATGATGACCAACCAGAAAAATCCAAGACAATATGCAGAACCTCTGTTGGTAGATGAAAACGGGAAAATACTGGATTCCAAATTTAATATGGATCAAAAGGAAGACGAACCAATCTTGGAATTCAAGTCCGCAGGTGCTATTAAACTAAAAATTGAGTCCAAAGATTCATTATTCATAATAAGACCAATGGAGAATAGTTACTGCCCATTAATTAAAATAGACTTAAAATCAACAACTGTATTTATCAATGACTATATCTTAAAGGATGTAAAGGAAGTTTCTGTAAAAAATACAACCAATGTATTCGAAAGTGAATGGAATGGGTATCAATGGTGGTCTGATGTTTCAGGTAAATCTTCTAAAGTCAAACCTAAACTTACCATTGGTAGAATTAAAGAAAATAATAAATTATATATTGAAATCTTGTGGGTAGAAAATGACAAAAAAATGCATTACCGACTTTTGGAGTAAAAGAACAGATCTTATAGCACTAGCTATCATACAGATAATATACCGCTTCTCCAAGAAACAATAGTGTAGCCATTACTATTTTTTCTACTTTAGTAACTGCAAGAGATTGCAAAGCTCCCCATTTATTAAAAATAGTTACTTACGTATCTCCGTACGTTAGCTTTAATATTAAAAAAACCTTGCTGACTTCAATGAAATTAACACAAACTATTGGTTCTCAAAAAAAAGAATTTGAGCTAATTAACGATACCGAATTACGGATTAAAGAAAAGTTTTTACTGAGTTCAAAGGAGAGAACTGTTGACATAGAAACCATTGGTCATCAAAAAACAATAGAAACGCATTCTAGAAAAGGATTAAAAATTATTGGCGGTTTTTTCATCCTAATAACAATACTTTGCTTGTACTTATTTCTTTTTCCAGAGAATCCTAACGAGGATTTAGATGGATTTATTTGGGGTGGATTATTTATGATGGTTCTTAGCTTAATTTGTTTTAAAGCCCCAATGGACAATAAATTAACATTGAGCGGTGGATATGTCCACTTAAATTTCTTCTTGGATTCCCCTTCAAAAAAAGAAGTAGAAATATTTGTGGACAATCTGATAAAGATATCAAAAGAAAAAATAAAAGAAAAATATTCAAGAATTGACACGGACATACCTGAAGATACATTTATGAACCAATTAAATTGGTTGCTCATCAATAAATTAATTAGCGAAAGTGAATATTATGAAAAGAAAAACGAATATAAAACATCTAAACTGATGCGATAAATACTAAAGCTAACAACACTTATAAACAATATGGGCTTCGGGCTTACCTTCCTACCGGAAGGCAGGCAGGCAAAATTAAAAGTTTTGGCTAAGTGCTTAATCTAAAGTTCACTACTTTTAATTCCCGTATCAAACATACGAGTCGAGACGTTAACTGAAATTACTAAAAATGTTCGAATTTAAACACAAAATTGAATTTCAAGATTCCTACACTATAGAGTTGTTTGGCCAAGACTATTTTGGTGATAAAAGCACTTTTTGGAATTCTCATCAAACTAGATTAAAAAATGTTTGTGATAAAGTATGTATGACAGGATTTCCAATAAAAATATCCGATTTGCAATTTAATAAACATCAAGTTATCAAAGACAAAAATGAATTTGATATTTGGCTTAATAAGAATCAGCCTTTTGAATGTAAATGTTCAGATAAAAATGATATTAAAAAGAGAATATTCAATTTTAAAGAAAATAAAAGAGTCTTGAATGTATTGAAATTAAACATTGAAAAAGAAATGTATTTCAAAACAGGAAAAGATGCTGGAAGTGGATTTGATTCTGGCAGTCAAACTTTTTTTTACGAATATGGTAAATTACTACCTGAAAAAACAAAAGTGACATTAAGTACTTCTAACCTATTAATAAATTCAGATAGCGGTGAGGTTTTTGCATTTCAATTTGGACAATTTACGTTTCTATTAAAATGTAACTATTTGAATTTAGACTTTGACAAGTCATACACAACATTAAAAGGAAACGCTGTAGATGGAAAAGTTGATTTTACGGAATTAGGAAATGATTGGGCTATAGTAGATGTAAATTTTGAAGGTGATGAACATCAATATTTTTTGGATGCATATAATCTAACATTGAGGAAGAAAAGCAGTTAATACGGCACAAAAAATATAAAAGCAAATATTTATATTTAACTAAGCAATAAACCGAAGCGATAGTCCTTATCACCTGCCCTACGTTTCATGCTCTTAATGAACATTTAGCAAAACCGAGAATGGGATTAGATTCAGTCGAATTAGTTGTGTCAGTAGAAGACAAATTTGGAATTAGAATTCCTGATGATGAATGCGAAAAAATTTTTACTGTTCAAGATTTCGCCGATTCTGTTTTTAAAAGGATTTCAATAAATCCGACCGAAAAGTGTCTAAAGCAACTAATATTTTATCGTATTAGAAAAGCATACCAAACGTTAGATTTTGAGAAAGTAATTATACAACCTGATACTAAAATATCGGAATTATTCACTCAGTTGGAACTAAAAACAAATTGGAAAAAAATAGAAACTGAACTCGGGCTAAAATTACCGGAATTAGTTGCTCTTGATTTTAATCCAAATTTAGATTCTCATGTCAAAATTTTGGGAATTAGAACCATAAAACGAACTTTACCCATATCGAAAGGAACAATTAGACAGTTAATCGATTGGACTATATCATTGAACTTTGATGCTATAATTGACATTCAAAGTATTACCGACAAATATGAAATAGAAAGAATTATTTCGGGAATAATAAGTGAAAATATGGGGATTCCCATAAGCGAAATTGAATTAAAACATTCGATTACAAATGATTTAGGAATTGACTAAGAAAAAACCCGCCTCGCCGGCAGGCAGGCAAAATAAAAAGATTTCGCTATGTGAGTGGCGGAAAGTAAACGCTAGTTTGCTTCCGTGCTGTTCATAACTAAACCGTTACCAGCAAGCTTGAAAACACAATTGCAATGTATAAAACAGTAATATTACTTTTCACAGTATTAAGTCTGACAAAAGTAGTTGGACAAGAGATAAATTTCCCAAAAGATCCACAAGAAGCGATATTTGAGACTTTAGATATTCAAAATTTTTGGAAAGCTTTTGATACTATAGAAAGCTCAGATGAAAACCCTTTCAAGACTTATATCCAAAACGGAACAATTGGACTTCAAGATTTTATTCCCTATAGAATAATTAGCGCAGACTCTTTACTAAATATGGTAAATAAACGCAGACAAGATTATGAAAAAATCAGAGGTATTGCTGTAAAAATTAAAGAAGAAGAAAGAAAGATTAAACCATACTTTTATGCATTGGAATATTGGTATCCAGATGCTGTTTATCCACCAGTTTATTTTGTTATAGGGCGCTTTAATAGTGCAGGAACTAGATCCAAAGACGGTTTACTAATTGGAGCCGAAAAACTTACAACTTTAGACCATCTTCCTGGATTGATAATTCACGAATCCATACATTTCCAACAAAAAAGGCTCAAAGGTGGAGAAACAAATTTACTGCAACTGTCTATCATTGAAGGGGCGGCAGATTTTATCGCAGAACTAGTCACAGGGCAAAAGGGAAATAAAGAAGCAAACAACTACGGAAATGAGCACAATGAAGAGTTATGCAATGAGTTTGTGGAAAAAATGAATGGAAACGATATGCAGGATTGGCTTTATGGAACTAGTAAAAAAGATGATAGACCCAATGATTTGGGATATTGGATAGGCTACGAAATTGTGAAGGCATATTTCAATAAATCAAAAGACAAGAAATTAGCTGTGAATCATATTTTAAATATTGAAGATTATGACCGGTTTTTAAAAGACAGCGGATATTTGGAAGAATATATGAAATAAAGCCAGCAGGTAGCACCTTATATAAAAAATTGCTAGTTTGGTCTAAATTTAAAGGCCGTTGCACGTTTGCTACGTCTGATTTACCTTTGGAAAATTCGCGCACACAAACCCGCAACTATTCTTGTACGTAAACGTCGGCAACAAGTTTAAAAAAATAAAATAAATGAAAAACCTTCTACCTCTGCTTCTAATAATTGCATTACTCATTTCCTGCAAACAAAAAACCAATACGATATCAGAGAAACCAAAAGATTATTCGTCTTTAAAGGACTCGCTAACATCCGATTTGAATATATTAAAAGATAGAAAGAACATTGCCGGATTTTCAACAGCGATAATTAATCAAGACGGAATACTTTACAACAAAGGTTTTGGGTATTCAGAAATTGGAAATCAAAAAGAATATACAGAAAGTACAATTCAGAATATTGCTTCTATTTCAAAGACATTAATTGGCATTTCATTATTCAAAGCCCAAGAAATGGGGAAATTAAATCTTGATGACCCAGTGAACAATTATCTGCCATTCAAAATAGTTAACCCAACTTATCCAAACATTCCTATCACAATTAGGCATTTGGCCACTCATACATCAACCATAATGGACTCGGACAATTTTTGGGAAAACACATACATTCTCAAGAAAACGGACCATTCTAAAAGTGTAAGTGTTTTTGGATATATGAAACCCCCTGATTCTAAAATACCATTAGCAGACTTTCTTAAAAGTTTATTGACTGACAATGGTGAATTATATATTCCCGATAACTTTTCAAAAGAAAAACCCGGTGAAAAATTCAGTTATTCAAATCTTGGTGCCACACTATGTGCGTTGGTTATACAATCTGCAACAAATACATCATACGACAAGTTCACGCAAGAGAATATTTTAAAACCTCTCGAAATGAACAATTCAGGATGGTCAATTAGAGCTGTAGATTCGACAAAAATTTCAAAATTATATGCGAACTATGAAAGTGTATTGGCAGATTATTCTATACTAACATATCCCGACGGTGGACTCTTAACATCAAGTAGTGATTTGAGTAAACTCCTAACCGAATTTATAAAAGGATATGCTGGAAAAGGAACACTATTAAGTAAAGAAAGCTACAAAAAACTGTTTGAAAATCAACTCTCTGAAAGTCAAATGCCTGAAGGTACAGAAGCTAATTTTGGCATATTTTTAGATTTTTCAAAAGGGTTCATGGGAGACAATTTTGAAACAATTGGACATAGTGGAGGTGACCCAGGAGTTGTTACGGGAATGTTTTTCAATCCTAATACTGGACTTGGGCGAATTTTAATATTAAACACGGACTCGGATTTTGATGATAAGGTTATACCTCAATTCAAAGAGATTTGGAGTGCTATGAACACTTACGGGAACAAGCTAAACGGAGAAAAGCCAGTTGCCACCAATGCCCATAGCAAATAGGACAAAAAAGTGTAATTTTAATGGTTTAGTCTTAGTTACTAAGTCCCCCAAATCTGTTGGATTTGGCAATTAAAAAGATAAAACGTTCTTGCGTATATCCGTACGTTGTGGTGCATTCGAAAAAAACATTGTGAATAAATGAAAAACAAAAAAGCCCTTTTAATAATTGATATGCAAAAAGGTTCTTTTACACCTAAAACACCTCGATTTGATGTTGATGGAGTTGTCAAGCGGATGAACGAACTTGCTGAATTATTTCGTAAAGCGGAATCACCTGTAATTTATATCCAGCACGATGGAACTGGGACTGGAGAATTTGAAAAAAACACAATGGAATGGGAATTATTGGACTCTCTAAATGTTAAACCCACAGATATTCTGATAGACAAATATGTAAATGATGTATTTTATAATTCAGAACTTAAATCAAAATTGACGGAACTAAATGTTACCGAATTGTTTATTACAGGATGTGCAACGGATTTTTGTGTGGAGTCTACAATTCAGTCTGCTTTGACAAAAGACTATAATATTACTATCGTTTCTGATGGACACACAACAGGAGAAAGACCACATTTAACGGCTAAAAAAGTGATAGAACATTATAATTGGGTTTGGAAAAATATGATACCGACAAAAGGGAAAATCGATGTGAAGAATCTTGAGGAAATAAAAAGAACGACACCACAACTCTATATATAGCAAATTGGGCGATTAGTCTTTAATCAAAAGGTCATTGTCTATTTGCAAAGTCGCCGAATCTCTTAATGTGGGTTCAAATCAAAAAATAAAACCTGCCTCGCTGGTAGGCAGGCAAAATAAAAACCCCAAGCGCTATACTTGTAGCACTTAAATCTAAGCTTAGCCCTATGGGTTTTTACCCAACAAAACCATTCTCACCATTAGCGAATAAAATCATTAAAATATTGAAAATACCCGCTTATATTGTGCTAAAGTGTGTAATAGAACGATTAAACAACCAATTACAGATAAAATATACCGCTTCTAAGAAAAACGGTACCATAGTCAATTCTTTTACACTACTTTAGTATCTGTAAGAGATTGCAACTTTCCACCCACAAAAAAATAAAAAGACATACTTACGTATACCCGTAGGTTGGCATTCATTAAAAATAAACTATGAAAAAAAAATCAGAAAATGACCTTAATTATATAATTGAAATAATTTTATTTATAATTTTTACAGGTGTTTTATTATTCATATTAGCAAATTCATATATAAAAATTCAACAAGCAGATTTAAATACAGGGTTTCTATTAATGTTTATAAGTATAATACTTAGCATAGTATTTACATTTAGATTTAAAACACATAAAATTTTTAGAATTTTCTTTTGGGGAATGTTTTTTATGCACGTTATTTTTTTTCCTTTAGTTATGGGAGAGAGGTTTTTTAGAAATACAATATCAATGATAATAATATCTTCCACTGAATTAGTTATTATATCAATTTATTTAGGATATTATTTCTTCAAAAGGCAAAAGTTTAAAATTGAACATTAACCATTGAATTACTTTGAGTAATTTGTTAAATTTTGAAAAACAAAAATAACACACAGGGACTTTACGCTAAATATACTAAGAAAAAGGATTTTAGAATATAATATTAGAAAAACTAACAGAGCACTATCTTATTTTTATCCGTTTTCTAAAAAATATATCAAAACTCCTGAACAGGAAACAAAAAAACGAAAGGCAACAAGGTATAAAAAACATACGGCGTTTATAGTAGAAAAAGATAAAACCTACTTGCCATATATTTAACGTTAACTTTTATTTATAAACAAATGAAGCAATATATATATATATATATATATATAATATTAATATTCTTGACATATTCATGCTCATTTAAAAGTGATAAAGTTTTAAATGAACCTACAATACAAAATACCATTAAAGTCTATGACACAATTAAAATCTATGACACTATTAGAAACTATGATACAGTTGTGGATACGATTGAAATTTTTGAAAGAGTTATAGACACAATTAAAATAGCTAAAATTATTAGATTGGATTCTACACATCAAAACAACAACAATAGAATACCAAAAAGATATTACAATCCTAACTCAATTAGTCATGTCAAATTTGAAACTAAATACCAGATTAACGAAACGTCGAATCCCTACTATCTAGAGGAAGATTTTAATAATGATGGTGTTTTAGATATAATAATAACTATCAAAAATATAGAATCTAAAAAAAAGGGGTGGCTTATAATACATGGAAATAGTAATGAAAGTTTTAAGATTTTTGATGGAAAAGGATTAAAAAATCGTGAAGAAATCTGTAGTGATAATTCAGTCAAAAGCTGGAATATTAGTAAATCTAAAATTCATTATCCTGGAGTTGAAGAATATTCTGGTAATGGAGAAAATGGTGAGTTAATAATAGATGTACCGTCAATTTTCATTAAAACTGCATGCGGTTGTGGAATTATATATTGGAATGGTGAAGAGTATGCATATTTTAATCGTTGTGGATAAAACAACAAAAGTTAACAAAGTATAACAGCAATTATGCGGATTCGACTACGTCCGAATCCACTGGTACTTGCTTTAGCCAGTGCCGAACGATATTTACCGCTTGCTTAACCGTAACTGACAGTTATACAAGACCGTTGCCACACATTGCCTACAATAGGTTTAAGCTGCACGGTAAATTGCAAAGTCAGTAGGTTGGCCTAGATCCCTGGCAGGATTATTATTTCCACCGAAAAGAGCGTTAAAAATCAAATGCTGTTTGAGCGATAGCGAGTTCATTTGATTTAGCGAATAAGGATGTGAAATATATCCGAAGGGGCAAGCCTTGATTTTCCCGCCTGCCGGCAGGCAGGTTTGGTTCGTTTTTTTATCAAGAAAAAAATGAACAGGTACCCAGAACTTGTAAAAATAAACTCCAGTCACTACACTCGTAGCGCACAACCCTAAGCTTATCCTCCATGGGTTTTACCTAATATAATCCAAATGATTATCATTATCTCTTAAAAACGTTTTAGTGTTGAAAATACCCGATTACGTAGTGCTAATATGTGCATTTCAACGATTAGACAACCTATGATAAGTAAAATATCCTCATTTCTGCAGAAAACTGCAACAGAACCAATTCTTTTTATGCTATTTTAGTAGCTACGGGAGATTGCTATTCTCCGCCATATGAAAAATTAAAAGTATATACTTGCGTATATCCGTACGTTGTAAAAAATGCTAAACAAGATTATAGAATATTTAAAAAGATAAAAACCTTATGAAATCAGTAAAACCATACCTAGCTATTCTTGGAGGGTTCGCCCTTTCTTATATTCCGAATAATTATATGAGCGAAGAATATGAAAACATTGCTTTTTACATAGTTGTTGCAATAGTAATTATTGGCATTGTATGGAGTATCTCTCAAAAGAAAAAAATAGATGGCTAGTTTTATTCTTAAAATTAGTCCAAAGACAGAATTTAAAATGGTTGCGTGAAAAACTGTTTCACAAGATAGATTTACAAGCTATAACCAGATGAAATTCTCACTCAAACGTAACCGTGACATAGATGGAATTACCAAGCCTTGTGTAGATGGTATTCTAAATTGAACGTAAGTGGTGGGTGAAAATACTATCGGTAT encodes:
- a CDS encoding serine hydrolase, with the translated sequence MKNLLPLLLIIALLISCKQKTNTISEKPKDYSSLKDSLTSDLNILKDRKNIAGFSTAIINQDGILYNKGFGYSEIGNQKEYTESTIQNIASISKTLIGISLFKAQEMGKLNLDDPVNNYLPFKIVNPTYPNIPITIRHLATHTSTIMDSDNFWENTYILKKTDHSKSVSVFGYMKPPDSKIPLADFLKSLLTDNGELYIPDNFSKEKPGEKFSYSNLGATLCALVIQSATNTSYDKFTQENILKPLEMNNSGWSIRAVDSTKISKLYANYESVLADYSILTYPDGGLLTSSSDLSKLLTEFIKGYAGKGTLLSKESYKKLFENQLSESQMPEGTEANFGIFLDFSKGFMGDNFETIGHSGGDPGVVTGMFFNPNTGLGRILILNTDSDFDDKVIPQFKEIWSAMNTYGNKLNGEKPVATNAHSK
- a CDS encoding cysteine hydrolase family protein; the protein is MKNKKALLIIDMQKGSFTPKTPRFDVDGVVKRMNELAELFRKAESPVIYIQHDGTGTGEFEKNTMEWELLDSLNVKPTDILIDKYVNDVFYNSELKSKLTELNVTELFITGCATDFCVESTIQSALTKDYNITIVSDGHTTGERPHLTAKKVIEHYNWVWKNMIPTKGKIDVKNLEEIKRTTPQLYI